In the genome of Aedes aegypti strain LVP_AGWG chromosome 2, AaegL5.0 Primary Assembly, whole genome shotgun sequence, the window tttctttaatggcacgataaacaatccacgaacttccaatagcaatagtgtcccccaggcttggagcatgtttaaaggggttttatcatgcactactatccccccaatctgatcaaagttgtagcagtatacgataaacagtctctcacaatgtgcagcatgttatgatagttacagagagcgatgcgtgagagattctctcaattttctcaggattcaatccctgatcacCGAAGAtaaactgaacacaaaaggttaaggtgaaggttcattgagcacgtaaacataatgttgccacccactcgagccacccgctaaagcaccctctcgagccacccaacaaggcggagcacaatgctatgtgcgtcggccaaaaataaatcatcatgtttcatgtatacctccaccaacaaaattatgtaggtagtgttacttgcacacgtttcatacaaagatatttttgtcgatatgaattcatcaacaacttcataaaaactcaaaatcacaatttatttcatttggtagtgaaaatatgttttttgaccaaaattataagcatttttcacaccatgggTGTGATGTTTactatactccactgcactgtgacgtcacgcatcaattttgacaggtactggtcctgctgtttacagtttggacttagtacttttttcgaatcattcttaatttcgtgaaagtttgctgcgaggagaggtcaaatccactgcagatacccacggatcgtattattctatcttcctaccgtggaaaatcgtcaccatcagcatgctggtgatagaaatgcgaagatgaaacaatgatggaaaaaacgactaagtccgaaacgtaaacaacaggaccagcagctgtcaaataagtgaggttaggctcgtcatatgcagcgctctatttcTGGCAGTTTTCTcatctcttctctcgcttctcacggacggagaaagttgccatcagtatgcatttgaattctacagtcaattgtactgtataatatcttatatttatttttgctgTTGAATTGCGTCGTACgttgtttttctcacgcataaaaatgttttgcaacacttgtgatattgtacaccttttgagtgttaagaaattgtaaaatacgtggttgtagcaagtgtatgaatatccaaaaagttttaattccaaacataaaaactgacatcacttcccatcagtgagagcggcgtatccgattcataaacaatgttggctcagtgaattcgcgttccggtgctgttttcgagcacaaattgatcaatataagtgatttattgctcccaggagcatcgtgcgtgaataatcaaagtgtttcaagtatcgcattagatttttgaattgctacggtgagtagaaatacgattaaaagtgagttttagaacgggcaccgaaaagccagcaaacaatatctcggtgcgtgaagaagaagtgattcggaagtgcgtggtattttacaacacaaatcacagcaataactacgtatttgcatttaaaaactggtgatttgtgaaaaacatatTATGGAATGCATTCAGTTAACGCtttacaataaggttagtaacttcaaagAATCAATAATAATCTCCAAAACACTGAGAGAAgtgtgggaggagggagcggaaagcgaagggggaagtaaggtgccatattagaggccattttggtactcatggggatatgtccttaactatccacattacgcttgatttctaatcactacttttttgatccagtttcgtaattgcaagtaatttgagttttcaaaaattttccatacgGTTTGATAGTTCTCgtctaccattcttccatgcgcttgtgttggaagtttgagaaatttgagaaccgAGCGTAACGCGATCATTgaatggaatacaaacatcGGTGTgtgcccgtaacgcgggtagatcgccttttcgaggtgcgttacggggtaagatctaccaaattgtactcttgttgtacctgttcttgtgaatacttataagttagggtcggaagagtataagagagtaacaaggcattaagacccacctatttgtactagataatgaggaggtcgaagtgaaaaaatggctcaatcagcatctgaggttggtgtCAACTCATtagacaatttctttccgagttcaagagtttatctttcgatatctaggagggaaacgattccgaatcagtggagcagcagacctcttaacttctaaaataagctttttgtttcaagaaatctaaatgtttcatgggatgaaacctgttcacagtttctaaaaacgactttgaaccttataagtagaagcaataatttgatacgctagagtaccgatgcatggtcaaaatcagtatcattcaaccagctttgtggccgaacctgatttaggggcgcgcttttgagagtttaatggtgacaaactgttttctccaaaatgtataaatagcggtatctttttctaaagaggctctatgcaaaatggtaaagaatgatatttgtataaaaaaacgactgcttcattatttctcaatagtaatggagtagaacgacatgcactaaacaaaggacacgggaataccacaaaagataaaaaaaaaactggtcgcagtggttcatcccgaacagaaacagaaaaaaaacatcagtgtcgccagTGAgggaaactgaatgttcgaaaggttttgCCTGTACATTTTGCCACACACGCCAACTGTTAGCATTTAGGAACGATGTAAACAACCGTTACCCTATTCGTTAAAACATTCATGCAGGTGTTGCTGCCAAAGTTGCCCCCGTATTCTTCGAGGAATTCtcacagattttttcaaaaattatttcaagaaaacatccataagaaattccaaattttcaatCGGTTGCTTCATTTATCTATCCAGCAGATCTTCAAGATATCCCAACAAAAATTCTCAATGACTTCTCTATAAATTCGTTGAGGGTTTTCTAACGATTTCCTAGCATTTCATCCAGGCCCAGGGTGTACTAATGCATCAGACTCCTCCAAAGATTTGTAGAGTTAATTTTCCACGGATTATGTTAAAAGTTCATTAAAGCTTCTTTACTAGATAATACAGTAACATGCTAGTAATGTCACCAATAGTTCTTATacacagtactaacgtgtttggaacatttttcaaagtttcacctcagtaatttccatgtaaacctacattgtctttgggccaccttgaAATCATCAACGAAAACCTGAAAATTTCacggaaaactatttttatggttaggaagatatgggagattggattatgacacatttttaaactttgaaCCGCCCTAGCTCGTTCTATAATCATTTGTTGAGAAATAATCGTCACAATTTTCTGCATGGATTCTTGAATACTtgaaaacttctggaagaatctctgaaagaatttatcTCTGGAGGAAGCAGGAATCTCTGAGATAATTTCTGGTGGTATCATTAGAGAACCATCGATACCATTACGTACCTAGCCTATCCTGTGTATCAACGTTTGTTCAAATACTCATCTGCCCTTCTAAGCCTACTTGTCCTATGTTCTATGTGAACCTTTTGGactgcgggacaaatatgcgtagaacggcagtcaTGGTCAATTGAATAGTTTATTATTAAGTTTGTtaaattgagcatgagcatgagcgtGATTGACTGCCCGAAGTTGCTACTCTGTTACTGcgagaacagctgtacttacacagtgAATCAATAGACGCTACTCaagatcagtagcatcctcaatgtgtaaatactggtgctgtcattattataacaaacaataccggcacCGGCTGCGTCtcaatgcaggtcaatttggggctGGGAGGAAAATGTTGacgtcccaagtaaccatacaactgtatatagttgcatcaatatcactttatatgctTCTATAAAATATGGCATATAAAGTCATACTGCATTACATGTATCATTATTgcagtattaaagtggaaaagggcgctaTTAAAGTGTGAATGCGGCTACATTTCCTAGCTCTATGTTggcaattgctaaagtatagttacTGTCTGTATCGTATAAAAGCTTTAGCCAAAGTGTACTTAATGCAAGAAAGAAAGGACCAAAAAtagaaacacaaaaatattttcgttCGTTGGATGTTGCTTTTTTAGGTATGATTCATATGTGTATTTTGTTTACTTCCTTTCGCTGGGATTTAAAACCAAATTAATTGTGTGATGTTTTCAATGACTCGCCGCGCCTATCCTCCGGACCATGAATGCTGCATGTCTTGGCTGGGAAAATTGTGCAACTTCAAGCAGCGCCCTTTCGTTACCAGTGATAAATATTGTCGATTTCACTCCAAGATGGACCGTCCCAAGTGTGTAAGTTGCTTCAAAGTGTGTAAGCAGCTCAGGATTACGTCGAATCATGATGGTGTTTGTAGTACACTTATTCCTTGTGGTTCAAAAAACAAGTGTACCGAATACGTTTTAATGACCCCATGCAAGCGTGAACCCTTATCACACTTTTTTTGCACTCTACGAATTTTGTGATAGTCCAATTTGGGGTGAAGTGCGCAATAAGTAAGTGGACACGACTGTTGCACTTCCGCAAGTTTACCACGGCTGTCGCTTttttgctgttgagattttgttttgttttcattgtgtaAGGGCTAAATCTTCACGTTTTATGTATCGTTTCAGCATCTCGGAACATTGAATCGTCGATAGCCgtgtggtgtacgcacgggcctatcaatcgtaaggtttttggttcaattccaggttgttgcttattttttgttttcaaattctggtttcttgtaaaacaaatctacgaatttcaacaagattttttgtggcgaattttcattaggaatatttaagtatttttataGTCTATTTTCCTGAGCGAGGGAAAAATTCACAATAAATAGAGCAATGAAATCTTGCCATTTTTGTTGCGATGAAGCATTGAGTaagatgatgcaatgaagcattgaatggtgaccgtatatcacccattaatgcacatttcattgctacaataaaacaatgctacattgcattcataaaatggaattaaagcattactgtacgcatattgcagaataaaagcaatgatgcattgcactcgttgaattaaagttaaaatacggtaataccttaatgcttgtggtgttactttgacagatacgcgtatttcgacctcaactgtaaggccgtcttcagtgtcgtgtactagactcttTCGAGTAATATCACAAGGCCAAATCGGCCAGAAAATCGTAGGACCATCGTGTGACCTCAGAAAATGAAGTAGACGCTTTTGGAGGCATTCCTTTAGGTAAACCTGTCCATTGATCGTTCCAGTTGTCACGAATGGGATGCTTCGCTTTCCACACGTCAAATTGCTTaccaaatcatatattttttggcaaactttgacatcttCTGCTTACTAACGTCCTCAGGGACATCGAATTTATAATCAGTAGAGAAAAACTGGAGCCCCGGAAGCTGCCGGAAGTCTGCTTTTACATACGTCTCATCATCCATAACGAGGCAATGTGGTTTTGTCAACATCTGGGTGTGAAGCTTCCGTGCACGTGTTTTTACTTACCGTATTCTGTCGTTCATCGCGATTAGGCGCCTTTTGGACTTTGTACGTAGGTAGTCCTTCACGTTTTTTCGCATCTTGCACAAAAGTTTTGGATATATTCAGTTTCTTCGCCACACCTCGAACTGAACTGTTGGAATTCCTCTTGAAAGCTTGAACTATCCGTTTGTGATGCTTAACACTATACAAAGAtccattttttccactttttactTTTCGATCGATGGTCAAACGTTCGTGGTACCAATTTAAAACACGAGACATCgtagaatgtaccatttccaGCTTTCTTCTGATGACACGATGAGATCGATCCGGATTTTCGCAAAACGTgcgcaaaatttcttcatagcgCTGCTATTCTTCTGACTCCATCTTCACAGCGATTGCACATCTGCTAGTGAAACTTACACACCGTAAACAAATTCATATTGAACaaattacacccaaaatttcaatagaaaatactCAACGGGTAAAAAGTTACAGCCATTTAAAAGTTGTACAATTTTATCAAGTAACCACTATCTCATTGAATAGCCTTTTTGAACTTACAGGGCTATTATGCGGCCAACTCTATAGTCGCACGACCATATGCGCTCCTGCAAAATGTATGCTTCTCATAATCACTATTTCCAAAATCGTATAAAAATTGACTCATTtatcttcttctcttcttccgCAGAGGACATCAAGGAGGAACTCAAAGAGGCCGGTCAAACCGAGCCGAATGGCGAAGTTCCGGTCCCGTCGGCGGCGCTGCCGCTACCAAAGAACGATTCGGCCAACATCATCAATGCCGAGAAGTACTTCCTCCCGTTCGAGTTGGCCTGCCAGAGCAAAACCCCGCGGATCGTTGTGACGGCGCTGGATTGTCTGCAGAAGCTGATCGCCTACGGACACCTCACCGGAAACATTCCGGACTCGTCAAATCCCGGCAAGTTTCTGATCGATCGGATTGTTACTACGATTTGCAACTGTTTCATGGGACCGCAAACGGACGAAGGGGTTCAACTGCAGATCATCAAAGCCCTGCTGACGGTGGTCACTTCGCAGTATGTCGAGGTACACGAGGGGACAGTTTTGCAGGGAGTGCGCACCTGTTACGATATCTACCTGTCGAGCAAGAACTTGATCAATCAGACTACGGCGCGGGCTACGCTGACGCAGATGTTGAACGTGATTTTCACCCGGATGGAAAACCAAGCCTACGAGATGGGTCCGAGTGGGATGAGTGCCATCGGGTCGCCTACCACTGGGCAAGATGAATCTCCGAATGTGGTCGAGGAGAAACATCCAGATTACGACATGGTACGCGGAATAGTGGATGAAATTGTCGACAACGTTATGGTAGCTGTGGCGGCCGCTGCTGAAGAAAACTCCAAAGCTAATTCAACTGGTTCCGAAGAGGCTGGAGATGCCGAAACGGGAAGCATCGGTGGAGTGTCCAACAACGGAACGGATAATACTTCGATTGCACGGGTACCCTCGCAGGAAAGCATGGAGGTGACCAGCGAGAACGACAGTATCGTCACGGCAAAGTTCACCCACATTCTGCAGAAGGATGCATTTCTGGTGTTCCGAGCTCTGTGTAAACTGTCGATGAAACCTCTCCCAGAAGGACATCCGGATCCCAAATCTCACGAGCTGCGGTCGAAGATTCTTTCGCTGCATTTGTTGCTTTCGATTCTCCAGAACGCAGGGCCGGTTTTCCGCTCGAACGAGATGTTCATCATGGCCATCAAACAATACTTGTGCGTAGCATTGTCCAAAAATGGGGGTAGTTCCGTCCCAGAGGTTTTTGAGCTATCACTGTCGATCTTTGTCGCTTTACTTTCCAACTTTAAAATCCACTTGAAGAAGCAGATTGAAGTGTTTTTCAAGGAGATATTCTTGAACATTCTGGAAGCTAACAGTTCATCGTTTGAGCATAAGTGGATGGTAATCCAGGCACTGACACGGATTTGTGCCGATGCCCAGAGCGTCGTCGATATCTATGTGAATTACGATTGCGATTTCTCCGCCGCCAATTTGTTTGAACGGTTGGTCAACGATCTGTCGAAGATTGCTCAAGGAAGGCAGGCGCTGGAATTGGGAACCTCGGTTAATCAGGAGAAATCGATGCGCATTCGAGGATTGGAGTGTTTGGTTTCGATCCTGAAGTGTATGGTCGAATGGAGTAAAGATTTGTACGTAAATCCCAACTCGCAGACGACGTTGGGAGACCCACCACCGCCGGCGGTAACTAGCGCGAGAAGTCCAGACGAGAACCATGAACCGATGAAGTCTCATGGCGGATCAACTGTCAGTATCAACTCAGTAGGAAGCACCAACACATCCGGCGGAAATCGAGAAGTGCTGGATCTTCCGTATGAATTGGAAGAGCGAAAGCAGAGGAAGGAAGTGATGGAGATGGGAATCGACATGTTCAATAGGAAACCTAAGAAGGGGATTCAGTTCTTGCAGGAGCGAGGGCTGCTCGGAACAAGCAATGAGGATGTGGCCAAATGGTTACACGAGGATGAACGGCTGGACAAGACCCAAGTGGGTGACTATCTGGGTGAGAATGACGATCAAAGCAAAGCTGTGATGTGCGCCTATATTGATGCTATGAACTTTGCCGAACTGGACATTGTGGCCGCGTTGAGATACTTCTTGGAAGGTTTTCGACTTCCCGGCGAAGCACAGAAGATTGATAGGTTGATGGAGAAATTCGCTAGCAGATACTGTGACTGCAATCCGAACAACACTTTGTTCGCCTCGGCTGATACAGTATACGTGCTGGCCTTCTCGGTGATTATGTTGACTACGGATCTGCACTCGCCTCAAGTCAAACACAAAATGACCAAGGAGCAGTACATCAAGATGAACCGAGGCATTAGTGATAATAAGGATCTACCGGAAGAGTACCTTTCGCAGATCTACGACGAAATAGCTGGGCATGAGATTAAGATGAAGAACACAGTGTCGAGTAAACCCGGCAAGCAGATCATTGTGAATGAGAAGAAGCGGAAACTCTTATGGAACGTTGAAATGGAAGCACTTTCCACGACGGCGAAGAATCTGATGGAATCGGTATCCCATGTGAAGGCTCCATTCACCTCAGCCAAACATCTGGAACACGTAAGACCAATGTTCAAGATGGCTTGGACCTCCTTCCTAGCAGCATTCTCCGTCGGGTTGCAAGACTGTGATGATCCGGAAATTGCTAGTCTTTGTCTAGATGGCATTCGTTGTGCCGTTCGAATTGCCTGCATATTCCAAATGACGCTGGAAAGAGATGCCTACGTGCAAGCGTTGGCACGCTTCACTCTTCTGACCGCCAATTCGCCCATCAACGAGATGAAGGCCAAGAATATCGACACCATCAAAACCTTGATCATGGTTGCACATACGGATGGAAACTATCTGGGAACGAGTTGGTTAGACATCGTGAAGTGCATTTCTCATCTGGAGTTGGCTCAGTTGATAGGAACTGGGGTGCGACCTGAATTCCTGTCTGGCCCTGCCTCCCATCGGGATGCCCTAGACCCCACGGCCAAAGAGCACATTGGAGAAACCAGTTCTCAGAGTATAGTAGTTGCCGTGGACCGAATATTTACCGGATCGATTCGACTCGATGGTTATGCGATCGTTGattttgttaaagcattgtgCCAAGTTTCGTTGGATGAGTTGACCCGACCGCAGCCTCGGATGTTCTCGCTACAGAAAATTGTCGAAATTTCCTATTACAACATGGGCCGTATTCGTCTGCAGTGGTCCCGAATATGGCAGATTTTGGGCGAGCATTTTAACGCAGTCGGTTGCAATATCAATGAGGAGATCGCCTTTTTCGCGCTGGATTCTTTGAGGCAGCTATCGATGAAGTTTATCGAGAAGGGAGAATTTACGAACTTCCGATTCCAGAAAGACTTTTTGCGACCATTCGAACATATtatgaagaaaaacaattcgCCGGCGATTAGGGATATGGTCGTTCGATGCGTGGCGCAAATGGTCAATTCTCAAGCTCACAACATCAAATCCGGTTGGAAGAACATTTTCTCGGTGTTTCATCTGGCGGCCGGTGATCACGATGGTTCAATAGTTGAGCTGGCCTTTTTGACGACTGGGAAAATCATAACAGATTTATATCAATCACAATTCCCAATAATGATAGATTCATTCCAAGATGCTGTGAAGTGTTTGTCTGAGTTTGCTTGCAACGCCAAGTTCCCGGATACCAGCATGGAAGCGATAAGACTGGTCCGGACATGTGCCCTGTGCGTGAACGACGCCCCAAATTTGTTTGCTGAGCATGCCGGTATGGAAAATGATGTTTCGGTTCCAGAGGAAGATCGTGTTTGGGTTCGCGGGTGGTTCCCAATGCTATTTTCACTATCCTGTGTTGTGAACCGATGCAAACTAGACGTTAGGACACGTGGATTAACGGTACTCTTCGAGATAGTCAAAACGCACGGCGATGCGTATAAACCAAACTGGTGGCGTGATCTGTTCAACATTTTGTTCCGAATTTTCGATAACATGAAGCTCCCGGAGCACTACTCAGAGAAAGCCGAATGGATGACCACAACTTGCAATCACGCCTTGTACGCAATAGTAGATGTTTTTACCCAATACTTTGATGTACTTGGGCCGATGCTATTGAAGGATCTGTACTGTCAACTCCATTGGTGTGTCCAGCAGAACAATGAACAGCTAGCCCGATCTGGAACGAACTGTTTGGAAAACCTCGTCATATCTAATGGTCTCAAGTTCAATGAGGACACTTGGGACAAAACTTGCCAATGCATGTTGGATATATTCAATAGTACATTGCCGAACGAATTACTCACATGGAAGCCAGATCCGCATCCGCAAATCATCAACCACGCTTCGCATTATCCGCAGAATGGAGACATTCCACGGCACGGCATTCTCAAACGAACCCCTTCGCAGCATTCTGTTCATAATCTATTGGAAGACCCCTCGATGAAAGCAACGGAACTTAACCAAACCGCCACGCTCTTCTCCAATCTTCTCATCAAGTGTGTTGTTCAGCTGGAACTGATTCAAACCATCGACAACATCATCTTCTTCCCGGCAACTTCCCGCAAGGAAGATGCCGAAACACTTGCCCAGGCGGCAGCTGAACTGTCCCATTCTACTAGTGGCAGCATCGGATCAACCACGGGTTCCATTCTGAATCATTCGCTTTCGACTGAGGAGTGCCAACGCGAAGAACAGGGCATGTACAGCTACCTAAACACCCCTCATTTGCTGCAGCTGATCGACTGCCTGATGCAGAGTCACAGGTTTGCGAAGAAATTCAACTCGAACCACGAGCAGCGCAACGTGCTGTGGAAGGCCGGCTTCAAGGGTTCGCTCAAGCCGAATCTGCTGAAGCAGGAAACGCAATCGTTGGCCTGCGTGCTGcggattttgttcaaaatgtaCAGTGACGAGAGCCGACGACGCGACTGGCAGGACATCGAGCAACGGTTGATTGCCGTGTGCACGGAAGCGCTGGACTACTTCCTGTCGCTGCAAAGTGAACCGCATCGGGATGCGTGGACGTCGCTGTTGCTTCTGGTGATGACTCGATTGCTCAAGATGCCGGATTCGAGGGTGAGTATTTCGTAGACTTAATTTCATTTATTCAGTTAACTTCTAAACAATAATTTCACGTCCCAATACTCGATTCGTGGCCGTGTCTCTCCCTCCTCCATTCTGCCTCATGTTGTATACTTCCGGCGTTCGCTACTATCTTCATTGTAGACTTGGGCGAGTTCGTGGTCCATTTTTCCACGCCACACATCGTTCTTCTTCATACCGCCAATGATGAACCTAACCACACGACGGTCAAGAACCCCAAGTGCTTACCGATTCTCCTCGGACATAGTCAATGTTCAGTGCTTGTCGAAAACTACAAAACTATCGGTCACCTCGAAGATATCCCCGTTTATCGTGACACTGTTTCACTCGATTCCGTTTACTAGCATGTAACTATAACTATGTTTGACGCAATAACCTATAGTTCTGCCTTGCTGCTTCATGTTTCTGACGTGTGTACATTTCtccaccttttcaaatattcggcCTACAATGTTTATATCgatcgcgaagcaaacaaattgactggatttgTTGAGAATCGTAGGATACATTCTAACATAAGAATGAACGATTGATTAATATTCTAGCTGgcacaaacatttaaaaaaataaacaaaatgcaCACACAATTCATTGGAGAAACTAAAACCAATGTTTGAGTTGCAGCAATGATTTttggatagaaaaaaaataacgtgaAGCAGCCTTCCACGGTGCATATCTGCACACTATTCTCGTCCGCAAGCTGGCGAATAAGTTCATTCCTCACGGTTAAACGCAAACTGGCCTTTCTTCCCAGTGATTGATGCCAATGCTGCTGCAGCCGGCGCTCGTCGCGAGTGGCTTGCTAGTCAGGCTAAGCACCTGCTCGACGAATTGAGCTGCGTGGcgaactcgccaagggcgaaaagccactcaaataaagatgaataataataattgagCTGCCGCTCCCgtagaagggggggggggggtcgaatCGAGACTGCAACAAATAAAAGAAAAGAGCCTTATTTTGAAAGCTCTTCCTTTATTACTTCCCGTGGTGGTTGATGATGTCCAAAAGAAAAGCGGTGCTCTTTCGAAGCGGTCGGATCAGTTTGATGTCTCGTATCGCGTCCTGATCGCCCTTGAGGTGACGTTTCGGGCTCTGTCGATGCTCGGATTGTTACCACTCACTGGTGCGATGCCTTCGGATTTCAATTGGCAAGCCGAATTCTCCTGCGGCGCTCGTTTTCGCGAATTCCTGCAGGGGGTTCCGATTGGCGATCTCTTCATTGCTGACGGTAGCGTGTCGCGTCGCGGGATATAATTTGCTGAGGTTTTCTCGCCAGCCAAAGACGTGAGTGCTGCTAGCGTGCTCCTCTGCGCAACTACTATTCCAAAATCGATTCCGGTTCGACGGCCGCAGCGGAGCGAATCTGCTACCGCAGGATTAGATCACTTCTGAGGCTTTTTTCAACCGGTATACGCGTGTGTGCGAAAGTGAGCAGTCTCGCAGCGGAAGTGGGGATCTGTCATTTTGTTTACAAGCTATTTTCTTCTGAGCTTTCTGTTTCAAGCAAGCGCCCTTCAGTAGTGTAATGGTTTGTTTAAAATCAGGTGGGTTTACAATTAACTCGATTGAAATAAAGTTTGCATACACCTCAAATTTACTTCATAACCGGACAAATTATTACCTAGCGTAACAATATGTTGCCACAATCACAAGACTTGGACCAAATAGGTCTGCGCCAAAGCGAgaagataaaaaataataatgaacaaTAGGCGTAGTCCCCGGTAAGATTCTAACCATCTGGAGAGTTGCCAGTTTTGCTTttatcagtcttgtgagcttcctgaAAAAGCTGTTCTCTTTCCCAATTTTcatagcaggtctctttttatcTTCCCTAAAATTCTCTAGTTTTAATtgatggtctctaaagtctctttggTAAGGactctaaagtcactatttttctTATTCTCCTTACAGTAAACACTGATGTAAAACTTTACAAAG includes:
- the LOC5577114 gene encoding brefeldin A-inhibited guanine nucleotide-exchange protein 1, producing MPTIANSSNISSSNSGSSSIIASGTSSAAISTKTKEMFIVRALEKILGDKDIKRSHHSQLKRACDAALEDIKEELKEAGQTEPNGEVPVPSAALPLPKNDSANIINAEKYFLPFELACQSKTPRIVVTALDCLQKLIAYGHLTGNIPDSSNPGKFLIDRIVTTICNCFMGPQTDEGVQLQIIKALLTVVTSQYVEVHEGTVLQGVRTCYDIYLSSKNLINQTTARATLTQMLNVIFTRMENQAYEMGPSGMSAIGSPTTGQDESPNVVEEKHPDYDMVRGIVDEIVDNVMVAVAAAAEENSKANSTGSEEAGDAETGSIGGVSNNGTDNTSIARVPSQESMEVTSENDSIVTAKFTHILQKDAFLVFRALCKLSMKPLPEGHPDPKSHELRSKILSLHLLLSILQNAGPVFRSNEMFIMAIKQYLCVALSKNGGSSVPEVFELSLSIFVALLSNFKIHLKKQIEVFFKEIFLNILEANSSSFEHKWMVIQALTRICADAQSVVDIYVNYDCDFSAANLFERLVNDLSKIAQGRQALELGTSVNQEKSMRIRGLECLVSILKCMVEWSKDLYVNPNSQTTLGDPPPPAVTSARSPDENHEPMKSHGGSTVSINSVGSTNTSGGNREVLDLPYELEERKQRKEVMEMGIDMFNRKPKKGIQFLQERGLLGTSNEDVAKWLHEDERLDKTQVGDYLGENDDQSKAVMCAYIDAMNFAELDIVAALRYFLEGFRLPGEAQKIDRLMEKFASRYCDCNPNNTLFASADTVYVLAFSVIMLTTDLHSPQVKHKMTKEQYIKMNRGISDNKDLPEEYLSQIYDEIAGHEIKMKNTVSSKPGKQIIVNEKKRKLLWNVEMEALSTTAKNLMESVSHVKAPFTSAKHLEHVRPMFKMAWTSFLAAFSVGLQDCDDPEIASLCLDGIRCAVRIACIFQMTLERDAYVQALARFTLLTANSPINEMKAKNIDTIKTLIMVAHTDGNYLGTSWLDIVKCISHLELAQLIGTGVRPEFLSGPASHRDALDPTAKEHIGETSSQSIVVAVDRIFTGSIRLDGYAIVDFVKALCQVSLDELTRPQPRMFSLQKIVEISYYNMGRIRLQWSRIWQILGEHFNAVGCNINEEIAFFALDSLRQLSMKFIEKGEFTNFRFQKDFLRPFEHIMKKNNSPAIRDMVVRCVAQMVNSQAHNIKSGWKNIFSVFHLAAGDHDGSIVELAFLTTGKIITDLYQSQFPIMIDSFQDAVKCLSEFACNAKFPDTSMEAIRLVRTCALCVNDAPNLFAEHAGMENDVSVPEEDRVWVRGWFPMLFSLSCVVNRCKLDVRTRGLTVLFEIVKTHGDAYKPNWWRDLFNILFRIFDNMKLPEHYSEKAEWMTTTCNHALYAIVDVFTQYFDVLGPMLLKDLYCQLHWCVQQNNEQLARSGTNCLENLVISNGLKFNEDTWDKTCQCMLDIFNSTLPNELLTWKPDPHPQIINHASHYPQNGDIPRHGILKRTPSQHSVHNLLEDPSMKATELNQTATLFSNLLIKCVVQLELIQTIDNIIFFPATSRKEDAETLAQAAAELSHSTSGSIGSTTGSILNHSLSTEECQREEQGMYSYLNTPHLLQLIDCLMQSHRFAKKFNSNHEQRNVLWKAGFKGSLKPNLLKQETQSLACVLRILFKMYSDESRRRDWQDIEQRLIAVCTEALDYFLSLQSEPHRDAWTSLLLLVMTRLLKMPDSRFAAHISSYYVLMCDLMCFDLKPELRTVLRRVFLRISPVFGISSTANSAT